The genomic segment gccggcatcgtgacagtaattatattcttgtatatagtagaagtattatagtagttatattcttgtatataggagcagtattatagtagttatattcttgtatataggaacagtattatagtaattatattcttgtatatagtagaagtattatagtagttatattcttgtacataggagcagtattaattACACAAAAAACTGCCCTTTCATTTACCTCTTCCATGAGGCAGTTTTATGTCATACTATAGGcagtttaattttccattttatttcCTGTGTTTTtctaattacaagtcatgtgattttaTTGAAGAATTGTGGGGAATAAACACCATAAAAATGCTGacatacatgcatatatatatataattacattcggcattatttttatcttttccaCATGGTGTGTGTTTGAGGGCGGTATTAGAACACTTATTTTGCACATTACCCTTATTCTCACCTTTTTTTGCACGTTCTACCGTTataaacacttttttattttcctacctAAAAGAAACATCTTCCCATCTTTACTCCTCTTTGGCTTGGACGCACTCAGCAGGTTCTCGTAGTAGAAGGCCAGCCGGACGCTGGTCATGGGGCAGTCAATATGTCTGAAATACTCCTCCACCTCGCCTTTACTGTCGAAGTGAGACACGTCCAGCTTTCCCCCGGTCATCTTCTTCACGTTTTCCAGTCCGCTGTAGACCACAAGCTCCAGATTAAAACGTTTACATAGATCCGCAaccagttttccctggaaaacaaatacagtaaaatctcccttagcggacacttCCCAAAAGAGGACATctccaatagcggacagtttttttattcctcggcagagtcccataagacctAATGTATTTGCACCATCCAAATAAGGGACACTGCAATAGCGGGCACATtctataggggacaaaacactcccaattgggaacaaccaggcttatgtgcccaCCCTACGAAagttacagccaataccccagtaaggggcccaggcctcactgcaccccccccccccccccgggtgccAGATAATCCGGCTCCCCCTTATTAcctcctgtgccacttcatttccccttgatcccccccccccactttgctatttcattcccccttgaTTACCTTCTGTACAAATTCATCACTCCCTCTTTAccatccctgtgccatttcattccccctgtgccatttctgtCTTCCTACCTGGtaagcaggctcaggtgcaggggctctcagctGGTTTGGTATTCTCATGACATCCTCTGCGCTGCACTCACTGAGAGGCTGTGAGCACTGACGAGTGAGCCACTGCTACTGCTCTCAGGAGAATGTCAAACCTGCTGAGCCACTGCACCTGAGCCAGCTGGCCAGGTAAGAGGAACAACAGGGGAagaagggaaggggaaaagtgattGTGATGTGGCAcaatgggtgaggggggatgatttggcactgggggttaaagggggaatgaagtggcacagggggtggtaaagataGGTTGATTAATTTTAACACACGGTAATAAAgggagaatgaaatggcacagaggataATAAAGGaaggatgatttggcacaaggggaataaagtggcacagggtatGAAGGGGGGAGGACTTAAGTGGTATTGAAGGGATcaagagggggaataaaatggcatggggggaTGAAATAGTACAGGGGGGGTGATAAGGAGTGAATAAATGTCATTGGCAGAGTCTACTGTAGTAttactttttatcatgttttataggtaattacactctgcagcgagtacaggacagtattccgtcatttagaaagatttttgagctttttttttttcccaataggagacatctcttaatagtggacacttttccccccatgagtgtccgctattgggagattataCTGTATTTAGGATATGACCCTATCCATTTCATCAGCCTTTATAGACTCCTAGGGTGTCCACCCATAAGATATCACCACGGAGTATttaggttacccccccccccccctagtgggGCACATGGACTTATAGAGCCACCCAAGATGAACCTCAACATGAATATCCTGACATGaagccaccatcctcctcctattGATCCCCTCACTCACCTGGATAACTTCTTTGTCTTTCTTAGATCCTTCATGGGCATTGGTGACCACGAACGCCCCATAAGCTCCACTCAGTGCGACCTCCAGACTTTTCTCATCCTCCAGATCTGCAGACACGACCTCCGCTCCGGCCTTCTTCAGCTTCACCGCTGCTGGTTTGCTGGTGTCTCGGGTCACCGCCCTGACAGCGAAGGTGCCATCTGCCAGGAGAGCCTCAGCGACTGAGCCCCCCTGAGCTCCTGCAGAGATAGGGGAGAAcaaaacacaacaacaattttGGCAACGTTCTACTATACATTGATACCAGTGAGTTGGAACATAAGTTGACCTGGAAATGGTGTCCTAATCTTTGGGTTTTGCTACACATGTATACAGTctagattagggatcgaccgattatcggtatggccgatattatcggccgataatcacgattttgggcattatcggtatcggcaattacattgccgataatgccctgccccccgcaccgcccccaccgcaccgcgaccgccacccccccgacccgccgcatcgcacccccgacccaccgcaccgcgtcgcaccacccaccgtgatgctgggcggtataccggtatggatttttgcccatacccctataccggtcgggcccctcccccaccctccgagtcaataaaaaaattaaacttacccgtaatgggggtggtccgggccatccatccttccttcctgtagtgtccgggggcgttccgggtgaagaatgaaccggtccgggctgtccttcttctctggcggtcatcttctccaccctgggcaggctctggcctagtacactgcatagacgccgctacgccgtgacgtcaggtgcgtagctgcgcacgggcgtcactgcgcagcggcgtctatgcagcgtactaggccggagcctgcccggagtggagaagatgaccgccggagaagaaggacagcccggaccggttcactcttcacccggaacgcccccggacactacaggaaggaaggatggatggcccggaccaccctgacaggtaggggagagaagcgtgtggcggcggcggcctatggccccgcaaaagccactgcagatcattgatttaaagcgcccgctttaaataaatgatctgcagcggtgtcgcagggggttaaatagccgataacttatagcggaatatcggtataagttatcggctatcggccctaacctgcaccgattatcgtatcggtatcggccctaaaaaaacaatatcggtcgatccctagtctagaTGACTGtctatgacagtggtctccatactgtggacctatAGATGTTGTAGAACCACaactccccagcatgcccggacagccgttggctgtccgggcatgctggggagttgtggttctgcaacatctggaggtccacagtttggagagttGTGCTCTATGGGGTATGCAGCCGGGACTACAAACTCTAAGCAtcctacaggaaggaaggatggatggcccggaccaccctgacaggtaggggagagaagcgtgtggcggcggcggcctatggccccgcaaaagccactgcagatcattgatttaaagcacccgctttaaataaatgatctgcagcggtgtcgcagggggttaaatagccgataacttatagcggaatatcggtataagttatcggctatcggccctaacctgcaccgattatcgtatcggtatcggccctaaaaaaaacaatatcggtcgatccctagtctagaTGACTGtctatgacagtggtctccatactgtggacctatAGATGTTGTAGAACCACaactccccagcatgcccggacagccgttggctgtccgggcatgctggggagttgtggttctgcaacatctggaggtccacagtttggagagttGTGCTCTATGGGGTATGCAGCCGGGACTACAAACTCTAAGCAGTCAACTAAGGGGTCCAAGGCTAAGCAGTCAACTTACCTGTGGCTCCAAATACCACAATTACCCTCTTTCCGGCCA from the Hyla sarda isolate aHylSar1 chromosome 8, aHylSar1.hap1, whole genome shotgun sequence genome contains:
- the LOC130284193 gene encoding nmrA-like family domain-containing protein 1 isoform X3, which encodes MAGKRVIVVFGATGAQGGSVAEALLADGTFAVRAVTRDTSKPAAVKLKKAGAEVVSADLEDEKSLEVALSGAYGAFVVTNAHEGSKKDKEVIQGKLVADLCKRFNLELVVYSGLENVKKMTGGKLDVSHFDSKGEVEEYFRHIDCPMTSVRLAFYYENLLSASKPKRSKDGKMFLLVLCALPGLPMGDVPLDGISVADLGPVVVSILKSPECYKGRNIGLSAGKLTVEEYAKIMSTVTKEDIRDAKILPDTYEEQGGAHNMANMFRFYMMRPDRDVELTHKLNPKIRNFQQWMKENKEALKI
- the LOC130284193 gene encoding nmrA-like family domain-containing protein 1 isoform X2: MTSSLYRAQGGSVAEALLADGTFAVRAVTRDTSKPAAVKLKKAGAEVVSADLEDEKSLEVALSGAYGAFVVTNAHEGSKKDKEVIQGKLVADLCKRFNLELVVYSGLENVKKMTGGKLDVSHFDSKGEVEEYFRHIDCPMTSVRLAFYYENLLSASKPKRSKDGKMFLLGLPMGDVPLDGISVADLGPVVVSILKSPECYKGRNIGLSAGKLTVEEYAKIMSTVTKEDIRDAKILPDTYEEQGGAHNMANMFRFYMMRPDRDVELTHKLNPKIRNFQQWMKENKEALKI
- the LOC130284193 gene encoding nmrA-like family domain-containing protein 1 isoform X1 codes for the protein MKHVHYFGGIPPPEKPVVHGNCGGAQGGSVAEALLADGTFAVRAVTRDTSKPAAVKLKKAGAEVVSADLEDEKSLEVALSGAYGAFVVTNAHEGSKKDKEVIQGKLVADLCKRFNLELVVYSGLENVKKMTGGKLDVSHFDSKGEVEEYFRHIDCPMTSVRLAFYYENLLSASKPKRSKDGKMFLLVLCALPGLPMGDVPLDGISVADLGPVVVSILKSPECYKGRNIGLSAGKLTVEEYAKIMSTVTKEDIRDAKILPDTYEEQGGAHNMANMFRFYMMRPDRDVELTHKLNPKIRNFQQWMKENKEALKI
- the LOC130284193 gene encoding nmrA-like family domain-containing protein 1 isoform X4, which encodes MAGKRVIVVFGATGAQGGSVAEALLADGTFAVRAVTRDTSKPAAVKLKKAGAEVVSADLEDEKSLEVALSGAYGAFVVTNAHEGSKKDKEVIQGKLVADLCKRFNLELVVYSGLENVKKMTGGKLDVSHFDSKGEVEEYFRHIDCPMTSVRLAFYYENLLSASKPKRSKDGKMFLLGLPMGDVPLDGISVADLGPVVVSILKSPECYKGRNIGLSAGKLTVEEYAKIMSTVTKEDIRDAKILPDTYEEQGGAHNMANMFRFYMMRPDRDVELTHKLNPKIRNFQQWMKENKEALKI